One genomic region from bacterium encodes:
- a CDS encoding phosphoribosylanthranilate isomerase: MNRTLVKICGLTRPEDAHAAAAAGADAIGLVLWPGSRRYVDLARAAEIRKSLPAGVRAIGVFVDGDAGSIRRAAAAVGLDGAQLCGRLVGDGWAELAAGLTLIRAVGVSAARPIDASLRQAFVADYLVDNGSTGAHGGAGLAYNWTLAEPLKSWGRVWLAGGLTPDNVADAIHAAHPYAVDVSTGVESAPGIKSPDLIAAFVMAVRRLDPSSTMDSTDAR, encoded by the coding sequence ATGAATCGCACGCTGGTGAAAATCTGCGGGCTGACCCGCCCGGAGGATGCCCATGCGGCCGCCGCCGCCGGCGCCGATGCGATCGGGCTGGTCCTCTGGCCGGGGAGCCGTCGCTATGTCGACCTGGCGCGGGCGGCAGAGATCCGCAAGTCGCTGCCTGCCGGAGTGCGCGCGATTGGCGTGTTCGTCGACGGAGACGCGGGAAGCATTCGCCGCGCTGCCGCCGCGGTCGGTCTGGATGGCGCGCAACTCTGCGGACGGCTCGTCGGCGATGGCTGGGCCGAGCTGGCGGCGGGTCTGACACTGATACGCGCCGTGGGAGTGAGCGCGGCACGTCCCATCGACGCCTCGCTGCGCCAGGCGTTCGTCGCCGATTACCTCGTCGACAACGGCTCGACCGGCGCGCACGGAGGCGCCGGCCTGGCCTACAATTGGACGTTGGCCGAACCGTTGAAATCCTGGGGGCGTGTCTGGCTGGCCGGCGGACTGACGCCCGACAATGTCGCCGACGCCATCCACGCGGCGCATCCCTACGCCGTCGATGTGTCGACGGGCGTGGAAAGCGCGCCCGGCATCAAGTCACCCGATCTGATCGCGGCTTTCGTCATGGCGGTGCGCCGCCTCGACCCGTCCTCAACCATGGATTCGACCGATGCCCGCTAA
- a CDS encoding anthranilate synthase component I family protein gives MEFAAFQRAWRQSPIVQIAEEIPVDLLTAASVFLRLRGDRARAAFLFESVEGGENVGRYSIIGVDPAETLTLASTGCVHRAGQRVWRAPIGEFGRLLRSRLPGGDGRQGLPGDAGLTGGWIGYLGYPCAHLFERLPAHAPDRLGHPWAMLGLYRQVVVFDHARQTARLWVTTGQALWPDATVRAAFNHARRAAALTIRRLKRPLAIAELGQPRTVRAQSNTTPAAFRDGVRRLKKHIGRGDIFQGVLSQRFHVPGAIDAFAVYRRLRRSNPSPYMYYLRFGEIAIAGSSPETLVQKQGAMVTTRPIAGTRPRGADPDADGKLERQLLASVKENAEHIMLVDLGRNDLGRVCRPGSVATTQLRAIDRYSHVMHMVSTVSGKARPRVDALDVLAAAFPAGTVTGAPKIRAMELIDAIEPEQRGVYAGCVGYIDWHDNLDMAIAIRTAVIDRNGGHVQAGAGIVADSDPDREYQETCNKAAAPLAALGGVIGRH, from the coding sequence GTGGAATTCGCCGCCTTCCAACGCGCCTGGCGCCAATCGCCGATTGTGCAGATCGCCGAGGAAATCCCCGTCGATCTGCTCACGGCGGCGTCGGTCTTTCTGCGCCTGCGCGGCGATCGGGCACGCGCCGCGTTTCTGTTTGAGAGCGTCGAGGGTGGGGAGAATGTCGGCCGCTACTCGATCATCGGTGTCGATCCGGCGGAAACCTTGACGCTGGCTTCGACGGGATGCGTTCATCGTGCCGGCCAGCGAGTGTGGCGCGCTCCGATTGGTGAGTTTGGGCGTCTGCTGCGCTCCCGGCTGCCGGGCGGCGACGGCCGACAGGGACTCCCCGGCGATGCCGGACTCACCGGCGGCTGGATCGGTTATCTGGGTTATCCCTGCGCGCATCTGTTCGAACGCCTCCCCGCGCATGCCCCCGACCGTCTGGGACATCCCTGGGCGATGCTTGGACTCTATCGCCAGGTGGTGGTCTTCGATCATGCTCGTCAGACCGCGCGTCTGTGGGTGACCACAGGTCAGGCGCTGTGGCCTGATGCGACGGTCCGCGCCGCCTTCAACCATGCGCGACGCGCGGCCGCGCTGACGATCCGTCGGCTCAAGCGGCCATTGGCGATTGCCGAACTCGGTCAACCGCGCACTGTGCGCGCCCAGTCGAACACCACACCTGCGGCCTTCCGCGACGGAGTCCGGCGGCTCAAGAAACACATTGGCCGCGGGGATATCTTTCAGGGTGTTCTGTCGCAGCGATTCCATGTGCCCGGGGCGATCGATGCGTTTGCCGTCTATCGCCGGCTGCGCCGCAGCAATCCCTCGCCATACATGTATTACCTGCGTTTCGGCGAGATTGCCATCGCCGGCTCTTCGCCGGAGACACTGGTGCAGAAACAGGGCGCGATGGTGACCACGCGACCCATCGCCGGGACACGTCCCCGTGGCGCCGATCCGGACGCCGACGGCAAACTCGAACGACAACTGCTCGCCTCGGTCAAGGAAAACGCCGAGCACATCATGCTGGTCGATCTGGGGCGCAACGATCTCGGGCGGGTGTGCCGGCCGGGCAGCGTCGCCACCACCCAGTTGCGCGCCATCGATCGATACTCGCATGTCATGCACATGGTCTCGACCGTATCCGGTAAGGCCCGGCCGCGCGTCGATGCGCTCGATGTCCTCGCCGCCGCCTTTCCCGCCGGCACGGTGACCGGGGCGCCGAAGATCCGCGCCATGGAATTGATCGACGCCATCGAACCGGAACAGCGCGGTGTCTACGCCGGTTGCGTCGGCTACATCGACTGGCACGACAATCTCGACATGGCGATCGCCATCCGTACCGCGGTCATCGACCGCAATGGCGGCCATGTGCAGGCGGGCGCCGGCATCGTCGCCGACAGCGATCCCGACCGCGAGTACCAGGAAACCTGCAACAAAGCCGCCGCGCCGCTGGCCGCGCTGGGTGGTGTGATCGGGAGACACTGA
- the trpC gene encoding indole-3-glycerol phosphate synthase TrpC, with translation MFLDKIVAATRARIARLRVETSLAALESRARAHSPSSLAAALKASSPAIIAEVKKASPSRGLFRSDFDPLALAASYHEGGAAALSVVTEPEYFQGSDQWLTQIRVRTALPILRKDFILDPLQVAESAALGADAILLIARLLSAEQMRELQAAAGQLRLEILFEAHDEADLEKIDACAPALIGINARNLDTFVVDTDQFARLRAKLSADAIAIAESGLSTHADIAAARRLGYAGFLIGETLVRAADPAALLRLLRDGASA, from the coding sequence TTGTTCCTCGACAAGATCGTCGCGGCAACGCGTGCGCGTATCGCGCGTCTGCGCGTGGAAACGTCGTTGGCCGCGTTGGAGTCGCGGGCGCGGGCTCACAGCCCGAGTTCGCTGGCTGCTGCGCTAAAGGCATCTTCACCGGCGATCATCGCGGAAGTGAAGAAGGCGTCGCCTTCGCGCGGACTCTTCCGTTCGGACTTCGATCCACTGGCCCTGGCCGCATCGTACCATGAGGGCGGAGCGGCGGCGTTGTCGGTGGTCACCGAGCCCGAGTACTTTCAAGGCAGCGATCAATGGTTGACGCAGATCCGCGTGCGGACCGCGCTGCCGATCCTCCGCAAGGATTTCATCCTCGATCCCTTGCAGGTCGCGGAATCGGCGGCGCTCGGCGCCGACGCCATCCTGCTCATCGCGCGGCTGCTGTCGGCTGAACAGATGCGGGAACTTCAGGCGGCGGCCGGGCAGCTGCGGTTGGAGATCCTTTTCGAAGCCCACGACGAAGCCGACCTGGAAAAGATCGACGCGTGCGCGCCGGCATTGATCGGCATCAACGCGCGCAATCTCGACACCTTTGTCGTCGACACCGACCAGTTCGCGCGTCTGCGCGCAAAGCTGTCCGCGGACGCGATCGCGATTGCTGAAAGCGGACTGAGCACGCACGCGGATATCGCCGCCGCGCGGCGTCTCGGGTACGCCGGATTTCTCATCGGCGAGACGCTGGTGCGCGCCGCGGATCCGGCGGCGCTTCTGCGCCTGCTGCGCGATGGAGCGAGCGCATGA
- a CDS encoding aminodeoxychorismate/anthranilate synthase component II — translation MILLVDNYDSFTYNLYQYLAELGAKVDVRRNDAVTVTDIPGRYEAVVLSPGPGRPTEAGVTPAIVRELSGRLPILGVCLGHQAIGEVFGGRIVRAGRLMHGKTSMVRHNGAGLFAGLPNPFEATRYHSLVVERDSCPETLEITAESDDGVIMGLRHCTHPTVGVQFHPESILTRAGKDLLRNFLEGRR, via the coding sequence GTGATCCTGCTGGTCGACAACTACGATTCCTTCACTTACAACCTCTACCAGTACCTGGCGGAACTGGGCGCGAAAGTCGATGTGCGCCGCAACGACGCGGTCACCGTCACCGACATCCCGGGCCGGTATGAGGCCGTGGTGTTATCGCCCGGGCCGGGGCGTCCCACCGAGGCGGGCGTCACGCCGGCGATTGTGCGCGAGTTGTCCGGGCGGCTGCCGATTCTCGGCGTCTGTCTCGGGCATCAGGCGATCGGCGAGGTCTTCGGTGGGCGGATCGTGCGGGCGGGACGATTAATGCACGGGAAAACTTCCATGGTCCGTCACAACGGCGCGGGACTGTTTGCCGGGTTGCCCAATCCCTTTGAGGCGACGCGCTACCATTCGCTGGTCGTCGAACGCGACAGTTGCCCGGAGACGCTGGAGATCACCGCCGAAAGCGACGATGGCGTGATCATGGGATTGCGCCATTGCACGCATCCGACCGTGGGTGTGCAGTTTCACCCGGAATCGATCCTCACCCGCGCGGGCAAGGACCTGTTGCGGAACTTTCTGGAAGGGCGACGCTGA
- the dapF gene encoding diaminopimelate epimerase, with protein sequence MAKIPFIKVESLGNDFVLIEQTGARARWNAARAAAICDRRQGVGADGLILLGPEGRGGVRFRLFNADGSPAEWSGNGVRGVGAFLAANNPRRHEFHLETLVGCVRVGAKRRSGGGVIADFTRPMPSVSPVPSRLARPVAGMAGRHLVAGPVAVDAGNPHWVFLVSSFDYDWSAIGAECQPLNRSTGGINVEFARVHGPRRVELRIFERGVGPTPSSGSGALAAVAAVWSMEQINRAVDVISPGGTQKARISASGQSVTLAAPARIVMAGVWSDGLPTRRSAR encoded by the coding sequence ATGGCCAAGATACCGTTCATCAAGGTGGAGTCGCTGGGCAACGATTTCGTGCTGATCGAGCAGACGGGCGCCCGTGCCCGCTGGAACGCCGCGCGGGCGGCGGCCATCTGCGACCGCCGGCAGGGCGTCGGCGCCGATGGTCTCATTCTATTGGGGCCTGAGGGTCGTGGGGGCGTTCGCTTCCGACTCTTCAACGCCGACGGCTCGCCGGCCGAGTGGTCGGGCAATGGCGTTCGCGGGGTGGGCGCCTTCCTTGCGGCCAACAACCCGCGGCGGCATGAGTTTCACCTCGAAACCCTCGTCGGCTGTGTGCGTGTCGGGGCCAAACGCCGCTCCGGCGGCGGGGTGATCGCCGACTTCACGCGGCCAATGCCCTCGGTGTCGCCGGTGCCATCGCGTCTGGCGCGTCCGGTGGCGGGGATGGCCGGACGCCACCTCGTTGCCGGTCCGGTGGCGGTCGATGCCGGAAATCCACACTGGGTCTTTCTGGTCAGTTCCTTCGACTATGACTGGTCGGCGATCGGCGCCGAATGCCAGCCGCTCAATCGCTCAACCGGCGGCATCAATGTCGAGTTTGCGCGCGTGCACGGTCCCCGGCGGGTCGAACTGCGCATCTTCGAACGCGGCGTCGGGCCGACACCCTCCTCCGGGTCAGGCGCGCTGGCGGCGGTGGCCGCCGTCTGGTCGATGGAACAGATCAACCGCGCCGTTGATGTCATCTCGCCCGGCGGTACACAGAAAGCGCGCATCAGCGCCTCGGGGCAGAGTGTCACGCTTGCTGCCCCGGCACGGATCGTCATGGCCGGGGTCTGGTCCGATGGTCTCCCCACCCGCAGGAGCGCCCGTTAG
- the trpD gene encoding anthranilate phosphoribosyltransferase produces the protein MPLKRFIQAAVAAEHLDSAQAREAMWHVMRGEATPAQIAAWLVALRQKRETIEEIVGFATAMREAMTPLAAVSADAIDTCGTGGDGLGTFNISTAAALIAAACGVPVAKHGNRAVSSQSGSADVLAALGFEIDPGQEVVAQALARTGFAFMFAPRFHPAMRHAAAPRREIGVRTVFNMLGPLCNPARVKRQIVGVFDRSRAREIAAALASLGAERALVISGPDGADEILPTGENLVVEWDGRALGEHHLRPEDLGVEPCDLAALHGGSAEENAAIIRAIAGGKDGARADAALVNAAAALYVAGEAATLVDGVELARAAIHDGRVADLIRRAADASRRIG, from the coding sequence ATGCCGCTCAAGCGCTTCATCCAAGCCGCGGTGGCGGCGGAACATCTGGACAGCGCGCAGGCGCGCGAGGCGATGTGGCATGTCATGCGCGGCGAGGCGACTCCGGCGCAGATCGCGGCATGGCTGGTCGCCCTGCGTCAGAAGCGCGAGACCATTGAGGAAATCGTCGGGTTTGCCACCGCCATGCGCGAGGCGATGACGCCGCTGGCGGCGGTCTCCGCTGACGCCATCGACACCTGCGGGACTGGCGGCGACGGCCTCGGCACATTCAACATCTCGACCGCCGCGGCGCTGATTGCCGCCGCCTGCGGCGTGCCGGTGGCCAAGCACGGCAACCGCGCCGTTTCGTCGCAATCCGGCTCGGCCGATGTGCTCGCCGCGCTGGGGTTTGAGATCGATCCCGGGCAGGAGGTGGTCGCGCAGGCGCTGGCGCGCACCGGCTTTGCCTTCATGTTCGCGCCGCGCTTTCACCCGGCGATGCGGCATGCCGCCGCGCCGCGGCGCGAGATCGGCGTGCGCACCGTCTTCAACATGCTTGGTCCGCTCTGCAACCCGGCGCGGGTCAAACGCCAGATCGTCGGCGTGTTCGACCGCTCCCGCGCGCGCGAGATCGCCGCGGCGCTGGCGAGCTTGGGCGCCGAGCGCGCCCTCGTGATCTCCGGCCCCGATGGCGCCGATGAGATTCTGCCCACCGGCGAAAACCTGGTGGTTGAGTGGGATGGACGCGCGCTGGGCGAACATCATCTGCGTCCGGAAGACCTCGGCGTCGAGCCCTGCGACCTCGCCGCGCTGCATGGCGGTAGCGCCGAGGAAAACGCCGCGATCATCCGCGCCATCGCCGGGGGCAAGGATGGCGCGCGCGCCGATGCCGCCCTGGTCAACGCCGCCGCCGCGCTCTACGTCGCCGGGGAAGCCGCCACCCTGGTGGACGGCGTCGAACTGGCACGTGCGGCGATTCACGATGGCCGTGTCGCCGATCTGATTCGCAGAGCCGCCGACGCCAGTCGCAGGATTGGATAA
- a CDS encoding MFS transporter: MAATRHNAPPTPDLEQDNRERMPLPRTSRWFDEYIDNLRRISPESWWFLLGTMLVSLSWLTFMLLFNLYMKERGYPEGVMGQVLSAQSFGTMAMAIPAAYLISRLSARAALAWSSVGVAIGFTWVTLVDAKGLIIAAAFMAGMMLAFSRVYSSPFLMKYTTSAERAIVFSLSFAASLGSGLIAHLGAGSLHKLFTDLSGSSVEAYRWVLWCGAGCGLLGALAFTRLPSGILAHRRPREEWRRAMRAKGGLFFRLVFPSFLVGLGAGLIIPFLNIYFRDRFGLPTQTIGVYYAMVQASMIVGVLLGPELARRYGMVRTIVWSEIASLPFMAVLAFTQNLTAATVAFLARGALMNLGVPISNNYLMERVGPEDRATANSLSLLSWTSSWAITAATGGWMIEKWGYAPPLLAGCGFYVVSSLSYYLFFRNEDIHAGRMSPGLVDPE; encoded by the coding sequence ATGGCCGCCACGCGTCACAATGCCCCGCCCACACCTGATCTGGAACAGGACAATCGGGAGCGCATGCCGTTGCCGCGCACGTCGCGCTGGTTTGATGAGTATATCGACAACCTGCGCCGCATCTCGCCGGAATCCTGGTGGTTTCTGTTGGGCACGATGCTGGTATCGCTCTCGTGGCTGACGTTCATGCTGCTGTTTAATCTCTACATGAAGGAACGCGGCTACCCCGAAGGCGTCATGGGGCAGGTGCTCTCGGCGCAGTCCTTTGGCACCATGGCAATGGCGATTCCGGCGGCCTATCTGATCTCGCGTCTGTCGGCGCGCGCCGCGCTCGCCTGGTCCTCGGTCGGCGTGGCGATCGGCTTCACCTGGGTGACGCTGGTTGACGCCAAGGGCCTGATTATCGCCGCGGCGTTCATGGCCGGGATGATGCTCGCCTTCTCGCGCGTCTACAGTTCCCCGTTCCTGATGAAGTACACCACATCCGCGGAGCGCGCGATTGTCTTCTCGCTCAGTTTTGCCGCGTCGCTGGGCTCGGGACTGATTGCCCATCTCGGCGCGGGATCGCTCCATAAGCTGTTCACTGATCTGTCCGGCTCATCGGTGGAGGCCTACCGCTGGGTGCTCTGGTGCGGCGCGGGTTGCGGTCTGCTCGGGGCGCTGGCATTCACCCGACTGCCGTCGGGGATCCTCGCGCATCGCCGTCCCCGCGAGGAGTGGCGCCGCGCGATGAGGGCCAAGGGAGGCCTGTTCTTCCGTTTGGTCTTTCCGTCGTTTCTGGTTGGATTGGGCGCGGGATTGATTATTCCGTTTCTGAACATCTATTTCCGCGACCGTTTCGGATTGCCGACCCAGACCATCGGTGTCTACTACGCCATGGTGCAGGCCTCGATGATCGTCGGCGTCCTGCTGGGACCGGAACTGGCGCGGCGGTATGGAATGGTGCGGACGATTGTGTGGAGCGAGATCGCCTCGCTGCCGTTCATGGCGGTGCTGGCGTTCACACAGAATCTGACCGCTGCCACGGTGGCGTTTCTGGCCCGCGGCGCGCTCATGAACCTGGGCGTGCCGATCTCCAACAACTACCTTATGGAGCGGGTCGGACCGGAAGACCGCGCCACCGCCAACAGTCTGTCGCTTCTGTCCTGGACTTCCTCCTGGGCGATCACCGCCGCCACCGGCGGCTGGATGATTGAGAAGTGGGGGTATGCGCCCCCGCTCTTGGCCGGTTGCGGCTTCTATGTCGTCTCGTCGCTTTCGTATTACCTCTTTTTCCGCAATGAGGACATTCACGCCGGACGCATGTCGCCCGGACTGGTCGATCCGGAGTGA